A window of the Salarias fasciatus chromosome 7, fSalaFa1.1, whole genome shotgun sequence genome harbors these coding sequences:
- the il17c gene encoding interleukin-17C, whose protein sequence is MELTLQQIALLLALLSGVRTQRTQPCYAEHELERAAQRKLQHHYPQPAEPAPSAAGGGGACPIDLYAQMLRSSEHNDRSVSPWRYETVSLPDHYPSSYVRAACLCSGCIQINGSKISENFDFNSAALIQNRIFLKRQLCEDGKSYRLVPESVKVEVGCTCVVPERIVTR, encoded by the exons ATGGAGCTGaccctgcagcag ATCGCCCTCCTGCTCGCGCTCCTCTCCGGGGTGCGGACGCAGAGGACTCAGCCGTGTTACGCCGAGCACGAGTTGGAGCGCGCGGCGCAGCGGAAGCTGCAGCACCACTACCCGCAGCCGGCGGAACCCGCGCCCTCcgcagccggcggcggcggcgcgtgCCCGATCGACCTGTACGCGCAGATGTTGCGGAGCAGCGAACACAACGACCGGTCCGTGTCCCCGTGGAGATACGA GACCGTCTCGCTGCCGGACCACTACCCGTCGTCGTACGTGCGCGCCGCCTGCCTCTGCTCAGGCTGCATCCAGATCAACGGCAGCAAAATCTCGGAGAACTTCGACTTCAACTCGGCGGCGTTGATACAGAACCGCATCTTCCTGAAGCGCCAGCTGTGCGAGGATGGCAAGTCATACCGCCTGGTGCCCGAGAGCgtgaaggtggaggtgggctGCACCTGCGTCGTGCCCGAGCGGATCGTCACGCGCTGA